A window of Hymenobacter aerilatus contains these coding sequences:
- a CDS encoding response regulator transcription factor, whose protein sequence is MYVLIVEDEKSLHQEVRQFLTQSQYICDSARTYAEASEKIFVNSYDFILLDLGLPGGDGLDLLREAKENENQEAAFIILTARGAIDDRIKGLDLGADDYLPKPFSLMELQSRMQAITRRKFGLKRQEVDFGNGFHLDVTGRTLHYQGQEVTLTKKEFDLLHYLLLHKNRVLTRLQLGEHLWGNVLEDDSDSNYIDVHIKNVRKKLGQFAPTDFLETVRGIGYRITEGG, encoded by the coding sequence ATGTATGTCCTGATTGTTGAAGACGAAAAAAGCCTGCACCAGGAGGTGCGTCAGTTCCTGACGCAGTCGCAGTATATCTGCGACTCGGCCCGCACCTATGCCGAGGCTTCGGAGAAGATTTTTGTAAACAGCTACGATTTTATACTGCTCGACCTGGGCCTACCCGGCGGCGACGGCCTGGACTTGCTGCGCGAGGCCAAGGAAAACGAAAACCAGGAGGCGGCCTTCATCATCCTCACGGCCCGCGGCGCCATCGACGACCGAATTAAAGGCCTCGACCTGGGCGCCGACGACTACCTACCCAAGCCGTTCTCCCTGATGGAGTTGCAGAGCCGAATGCAGGCTATCACGCGGCGCAAGTTTGGGCTGAAGCGTCAGGAAGTGGATTTTGGCAACGGTTTTCACCTGGATGTGACGGGGCGCACGCTGCACTACCAGGGCCAGGAGGTGACGCTTACCAAGAAGGAGTTCGACCTGCTGCACTACCTACTGCTGCACAAAAACCGCGTGCTCACGCGCTTGCAGCTAGGCGAACACCTATGGGGTAACGTGCTGGAAGACGATTCCGACTCCAACTACATCGATGTGCACATCAAGAACGTCCGCAAAAAGCTCGGCCAGTTCGCCCCCACTGATTTTCTGGAAACCGTGCGCGGTATCGGCTACCGCATCACAGAGGGAGGTTAA
- a CDS encoding ABC transporter permease/substrate-binding protein, which translates to MHILSDLFSFWHEQAAKLGQQTIQHIGLTAAALLLGVLVGVPAGLAVARRPRWAGPVLGFAGVLQTIPSIALLGFLIPLMGIGYRPAIFALFLYSLLPIVRNTVEGVRGVDASVVEAARGLGFTNWQILRRVELPLALPVLFAGIRTATVINVGVATLAAYVAAGGLGEFIFGGIALNNPVMILAGAIPAAGLAVAFDVALAGVQRLSARQLTRVGTALLVALPLLGGLYLLPRASARLRAGFSPEFVGRADGLPGLATTYDLHPSNVILAPALVYEAARAGEVDLIDGYSTDGRIKAYDLRVLHDDKQAFPPYYAAPVVRPQVLAAHPELGPVLAKLTGQINDSVMTDLNYQVDFLHKEPRAVAEAFLRQRGLWAAPRPTPATAPTITLGSKIFAEQYILVELYAALIRANTNLNVASKTGLGGTSICFEALRRGEIDLYPEYTGTGLLVLLQPSAAVLDSLGGNPQAVYDYVQQGFRRRYNLEWLAPLGFNNAYALLMRRKQATDLGIASISQLGAYLRQ; encoded by the coding sequence GTGCATATCCTCTCCGACCTATTCTCCTTCTGGCACGAGCAGGCGGCCAAACTCGGCCAGCAGACCATCCAGCACATTGGCCTCACGGCGGCGGCGCTGCTGCTGGGCGTGCTGGTGGGCGTACCCGCGGGGCTGGCAGTGGCACGGCGGCCGCGGTGGGCGGGGCCGGTGCTGGGTTTTGCGGGCGTGTTGCAGACCATCCCGAGCATTGCGCTGCTGGGCTTTTTGATTCCGTTGATGGGCATTGGCTATAGGCCGGCCATCTTCGCGCTATTTTTGTACTCGTTGCTGCCCATTGTGCGCAACACGGTGGAGGGCGTGCGTGGTGTAGATGCCAGCGTGGTAGAAGCCGCCCGCGGGCTGGGCTTCACCAATTGGCAGATTCTGCGGCGCGTGGAGCTGCCGCTGGCCTTGCCCGTGCTGTTTGCAGGCATCCGAACGGCCACGGTGATAAACGTGGGCGTGGCCACGCTAGCGGCCTACGTGGCGGCGGGTGGTCTGGGCGAGTTCATCTTTGGTGGTATCGCGCTCAACAATCCAGTTATGATTCTGGCCGGCGCCATTCCGGCGGCTGGGTTGGCAGTGGCCTTTGATGTGGCACTGGCGGGTGTGCAGCGCCTTAGTGCCCGTCAGCTCACGCGGGTAGGCACGGCCCTGCTGGTGGCGTTGCCGCTGCTGGGTGGCCTCTACCTCCTACCCCGCGCCAGTGCCCGGCTGCGGGCTGGCTTCAGCCCCGAGTTTGTGGGGCGGGCCGATGGACTGCCGGGCTTGGCTACCACCTACGATTTGCACCCCAGCAACGTAATTCTGGCCCCGGCCCTGGTGTATGAAGCCGCCCGCGCCGGCGAAGTCGACCTCATCGACGGCTACTCCACCGACGGCCGCATCAAGGCCTACGACCTGCGCGTGCTCCACGACGACAAGCAGGCCTTTCCGCCCTACTACGCCGCGCCCGTAGTGCGCCCGCAAGTGCTAGCGGCCCACCCCGAGCTAGGGCCGGTGCTAGCCAAACTCACTGGCCAGATCAACGATTCGGTGATGACCGACCTGAACTATCAGGTTGATTTCCTGCACAAAGAACCCCGCGCCGTGGCTGAAGCTTTCCTGCGGCAGCGTGGTCTGTGGGCGGCACCTCGCCCTACCCCTGCCACGGCACCTACCATTACGCTGGGCTCCAAGATTTTTGCCGAGCAGTACATTCTAGTCGAGCTATACGCGGCGCTCATTCGGGCCAATACTAATTTGAACGTAGCCTCCAAAACCGGTTTGGGTGGTACCAGTATTTGCTTTGAAGCCTTGCGGCGCGGCGAAATTGACCTGTACCCTGAGTACACCGGCACGGGCCTGCTGGTACTGCTGCAACCCTCCGCCGCTGTGCTAGACTCGCTCGGTGGCAACCCGCAGGCTGTGTACGACTACGTGCAGCAAGGTTTCCGACGTCGCTACAACTTAGAGTGGCTGGCGCCGCTGGGCTTCAACAACGCCTATGCCCTACTCATGCGGCGCAAGCAGGCCACCGACTTAGGCATTGCCTCCATTTCGCAGTTGGGCGCCTACTTACGGCAGTAA
- a CDS encoding putative immunity protein: protein MSVHHALALEAAACAEGVLPLFEKECPHDMRPHEALATLRAWVQGQASMMSCRKAAFGAHAAARAASHPAAVAAARAAGQAAAVAHMYTHAPHVTAYAAKATAIAA, encoded by the coding sequence TTGTCTGTTCACCATGCGCTGGCGCTGGAAGCGGCTGCTTGCGCGGAGGGGGTACTACCTTTATTTGAGAAGGAGTGCCCCCACGATATGCGTCCCCACGAGGCATTGGCTACGTTGCGGGCTTGGGTGCAAGGGCAGGCCAGCATGATGTCCTGCCGGAAGGCCGCGTTTGGCGCGCACGCGGCAGCACGGGCTGCTAGCCACCCAGCTGCCGTAGCCGCTGCCCGCGCTGCTGGTCAGGCGGCCGCAGTGGCACACATGTATACCCATGCTCCTCATGTGACTGCTTATGCTGCCAAAGCAACTGCTATAGCAGCATAA
- a CDS encoding T9SS type A sorting domain-containing protein, whose amino-acid sequence MTKLFTISVLLGMCAMPAAAQTTSINYVTEIVTTYDGFWQSGVGAINPTKPENSHYLLSFTANGVRYSTGVNDQLLRDRGLEITSAQFQALPVVAIGNPTSNTKVGLGQLYDGVDNGPSNPPPSDALASYLTDGPNGLDIGTGIANLPAGNIDFVVREVQLAALNDGIPDILVTQIASPNANLADTYGFYDANDVLIGNTVDVTYNTGFPAVGNWVADFYEASQNPRTLLLGFTKTDRPIRLWSAELSRFGITKDNYSAIAKFKIRLSGDSDVAFVAYNSRSVKVLPVQLTSFQGSVEGNGAVRLQWHTASEQNSAAFVVETSTDGRTFVPVGRVAAAGTKTTGTSYSYLHRPTAADVVYYRLHQLDRDGASAYSPVTAVAMQNMSSQIQAAPNPFRETLRLQLPTTATAGHVCLLSADGRQVYQHVFTPDELAEAACILRNLPALQPGLYLLQVLTDGRVTQQKLIKE is encoded by the coding sequence ATGACTAAACTATTTACGATAAGTGTTCTGCTGGGAATGTGTGCCATGCCGGCGGCGGCTCAAACAACCAGCATCAACTACGTAACAGAAATCGTAACAACGTATGATGGTTTCTGGCAAAGTGGGGTTGGGGCTATCAATCCGACTAAACCCGAAAACTCCCACTACCTGCTGTCGTTCACGGCCAATGGTGTGCGCTACTCCACGGGCGTCAACGACCAGCTGTTGCGCGATAGGGGCCTGGAAATCACCTCCGCTCAGTTTCAGGCATTGCCCGTTGTAGCCATTGGCAACCCCACCAGCAACACCAAAGTAGGCCTGGGGCAGCTATATGACGGGGTAGACAACGGCCCCAGCAACCCGCCCCCCAGCGATGCGCTGGCCTCCTACCTCACCGACGGGCCAAATGGCCTGGATATCGGAACGGGTATTGCCAACCTGCCCGCTGGAAATATTGACTTCGTCGTGCGCGAAGTGCAGCTAGCTGCCCTGAATGATGGCATACCGGATATTCTGGTTACGCAGATTGCTTCGCCAAACGCCAACCTGGCGGACACCTACGGCTTCTACGATGCCAACGACGTGCTGATTGGCAATACGGTGGATGTAACCTACAATACAGGTTTTCCGGCGGTAGGAAATTGGGTAGCAGATTTTTACGAAGCTTCTCAAAATCCCCGGACGCTGCTGCTAGGCTTCACCAAAACGGACCGTCCCATCCGGCTCTGGAGCGCCGAGCTCAGCAGGTTCGGCATCACGAAGGATAACTACAGTGCCATAGCCAAGTTCAAAATCCGGTTGTCGGGTGATAGTGACGTGGCGTTTGTGGCCTACAATAGCCGCTCAGTGAAGGTGTTGCCCGTGCAGCTTACCTCCTTTCAGGGTAGCGTAGAGGGCAACGGGGCCGTGCGCTTGCAATGGCACACGGCCAGCGAGCAAAACTCGGCCGCTTTCGTGGTGGAAACCAGTACCGATGGCCGCACCTTTGTGCCAGTAGGGCGCGTAGCGGCCGCCGGCACCAAAACCACCGGCACCAGCTATTCCTACCTGCACCGCCCTACCGCGGCGGATGTGGTGTACTATCGCCTGCACCAGCTCGACCGCGACGGCGCCAGCGCCTACTCGCCGGTAACGGCTGTGGCCATGCAAAATATGAGTAGCCAGATCCAAGCCGCTCCCAATCCCTTCCGCGAAACGCTGCGGCTGCAACTGCCCACCACAGCCACCGCCGGCCATGTCTGCTTACTGTCCGCCGACGGGCGACAGGTCTACCAACACGTCTTCACGCCCGATGAGCTAGCCGAAGCCGCCTGCATATTGCGTAACCTCCCGGCCCTGCAACCGGGGCTCTACCTCCTGCAAGTGCTGACGGATGGACGCGTAACGCAGCAAAAGCTGATCAAGGAGTAG
- a CDS encoding NAD(P)/FAD-dependent oxidoreductase: MSSDTLFDALIVGGSVAGLSAALMLGRSRRRVLVLDAGRPANRQTPHSHSFFTRDGATPQQLLAIAREQLLPYTTVQLRTATVTHITPDGPYFSLSTEDGQTFQGRKLLLATGIRDEMPALPGFADCWGISVLHCPYCHGYEVHNQPLGVLGNGDMGFHFARMIQHWSADLRVFTNGPSTFTVEQAQQLQAHAVRIIETPLAALEHEAGQLRYLRLTTGEQVPLTALFAHVPFSLPLDFNAQLGCELTENGHLRTNEMGATTVPGVFAAGDLTTPMRQISVASAQGGMTGGALDRELIAADF; the protein is encoded by the coding sequence ATGTCTTCTGACACGCTTTTTGATGCACTAATTGTTGGTGGCAGCGTAGCCGGTCTCAGTGCCGCGCTGATGCTGGGCCGTTCACGTCGCCGCGTGCTGGTACTGGATGCCGGCCGCCCGGCAAATCGGCAGACGCCCCACTCCCACAGCTTTTTCACCCGCGACGGGGCTACCCCGCAGCAGCTGCTTGCCATTGCCCGCGAGCAACTCCTACCCTACACCACTGTACAGCTTCGCACGGCTACTGTCACGCACATCACCCCTGATGGCCCCTATTTCAGCCTGAGCACTGAGGATGGGCAGACTTTCCAGGGACGTAAGCTTCTGCTTGCCACAGGCATCCGCGACGAAATGCCCGCACTACCGGGCTTTGCTGACTGCTGGGGCATCTCGGTGCTACACTGCCCCTATTGCCACGGCTACGAGGTACATAATCAACCGCTGGGCGTGCTCGGAAACGGCGACATGGGCTTTCATTTTGCCCGTATGATTCAGCATTGGTCCGCTGATCTACGCGTGTTCACCAATGGACCTTCTACTTTCACTGTAGAGCAGGCCCAGCAGTTGCAAGCGCATGCTGTCCGCATTATCGAAACACCCTTAGCGGCGCTGGAGCACGAGGCGGGTCAGCTGCGCTACCTGCGCTTGACTACCGGTGAACAGGTGCCACTTACGGCCTTGTTTGCCCACGTGCCTTTTTCGCTGCCGCTCGATTTCAATGCACAACTTGGTTGCGAACTCACGGAGAACGGGCACCTGCGCACGAATGAGATGGGCGCTACTACGGTGCCCGGCGTATTTGCGGCGGGCGACCTTACCACGCCGATGCGGCAGATATCCGTTGCCAGCGCTCAGGGTGGCATGACAGGTGGTGCTCTAGACCGGGAACTGATAGCGGCAGATTTCTAA
- a CDS encoding sensor histidine kinase has translation MRLEAKLVLFNALSKLLLVLLGVVALPPIVSRVSIAHTDQRLREKQGELLDLIRRDGISAFVRQEQNAEAYADYNILKQEYISLTPLPDTTPEEPVRMLEEQRQVDNEIEDFRILSHVFRRDGRAYRLEIGSSLATVELLTYTLRHLALWVLVIGALLTVFTDAAFAHYLLRPLGRLIAQKLQAVNHPSAFPFEPLATTTADFRRLDDSLNGMMHKIQGAFAKEREFMSNVSHELLTPVSILQTRFENMLQDPRLSHAHSLKLVESQKTLYRLRNTVKTLLLIANIENEQYLRNETVSLATVLADVTNELEDRLAQRELKLLVELHPDYVLTNANRTLLFTLLFNLLSNAIKYNREEGSITVTGQLLPSGGYRLGVHDTGPGIAAENIPHLFDRFRRFHKGAAAPEGYGLGLPIAKTIADFHGADLRVESTVGKGTTFILEFA, from the coding sequence ATGCGGTTAGAAGCAAAGCTGGTTTTATTTAATGCCCTCTCGAAGCTGCTGCTGGTCCTGCTGGGCGTGGTAGCCCTACCCCCTATCGTCAGCCGGGTGTCCATAGCCCACACCGACCAGCGCCTGCGCGAGAAACAAGGGGAGCTACTGGATCTGATCCGGCGCGACGGCATATCGGCCTTTGTGCGGCAGGAGCAGAACGCCGAGGCCTACGCCGATTATAACATCCTGAAACAAGAGTACATCAGCCTCACGCCCCTACCCGACACTACCCCTGAGGAGCCCGTGCGGATGCTGGAGGAGCAGCGCCAGGTAGACAATGAGATTGAGGACTTTCGGATTCTGAGCCACGTGTTTCGGCGCGACGGGCGGGCCTATCGGCTGGAAATTGGGAGCAGTCTGGCTACGGTGGAATTGCTTACCTACACGCTGCGCCACCTGGCCTTATGGGTGCTGGTGATTGGGGCCCTGCTGACGGTGTTTACCGACGCGGCGTTTGCGCACTACCTGCTGCGGCCTTTAGGTAGGCTGATTGCCCAGAAGCTACAGGCTGTGAACCACCCCTCAGCTTTTCCGTTTGAGCCGCTGGCTACCACTACCGCCGACTTCCGCCGACTCGACGACAGCCTCAACGGCATGATGCACAAGATACAGGGGGCCTTTGCCAAGGAGCGGGAGTTTATGTCGAACGTGTCGCATGAGCTGCTGACGCCGGTGAGCATCCTGCAAACGCGCTTCGAGAACATGCTCCAAGACCCGCGCTTGAGCCATGCCCACTCGCTAAAACTGGTGGAGTCGCAGAAAACGCTCTACCGCCTGCGCAACACGGTGAAGACGCTGCTGCTTATCGCCAACATCGAAAACGAGCAGTACCTCCGCAACGAAACCGTATCGCTGGCCACCGTGCTGGCCGACGTGACCAACGAGTTGGAAGACCGCCTGGCCCAGCGCGAACTGAAGCTGCTGGTGGAGCTGCACCCCGATTACGTGCTCACTAACGCCAACCGCACGCTGCTGTTTACCCTGCTGTTCAATTTGCTCAGCAACGCCATCAAGTACAACCGCGAGGAGGGCAGCATTACCGTTACGGGCCAGCTTCTACCCAGTGGCGGCTACCGCCTGGGCGTGCACGACACCGGCCCCGGTATTGCGGCAGAGAATATTCCGCATCTGTTCGACCGATTCCGGCGCTTTCACAAGGGCGCCGCGGCGCCGGAGGGCTACGGCTTGGGCCTGCCCATCGCCAAAACCATTGCCGATTTTCACGGTGCCGACCTACGGGTGGAGTCTACTGTGGGCAAGGGTACCACCTTTATTCTGGAATTTGCCTGA
- a CDS encoding AI-2E family transporter, producing MLDFIRNTFQAPPSAPRASSLAPDHTKGPFEPKQQSDSFMTRVLLVVGTVLCVGLLLWFLWASMSILLLGFGSVLFAVLLRAIGRLFCRISDKIPQKLAVTLALLLIIGLIAGFVLLAAPRISAQASTLSSDLPTAINKLESQLDQTQWGHYIIDKIRSDASAPNLSRMTGYVGSFLGIVANTVVLLIAGFFLALDPGLYVNGFTRLFPVARRQRAREVVGRVVAQLEGWLLGQFIAMLAVGILTWAGLMLLGIPLALVLGVLAFILDFVPFIGPIVAAVPGVLLAVLQGPEMMLYVGLIYLGVQQIESYVVVPLVQQRTVSVPPVLVLLGALLGGVLGGLPGTIIAMPALVTFMTLVQELYIKDALGDHSSTDESK from the coding sequence ATGCTCGATTTTATCCGCAACACGTTTCAGGCGCCGCCGTCGGCTCCACGCGCATCTTCCCTTGCCCCCGACCATACAAAAGGCCCGTTTGAGCCTAAGCAGCAGTCTGATAGCTTTATGACGCGGGTGCTGCTAGTGGTGGGCACGGTACTGTGCGTGGGGCTGCTGCTGTGGTTTCTGTGGGCCAGCATGTCTATCCTGCTGCTGGGCTTCGGCTCGGTACTGTTTGCGGTGCTACTGCGGGCCATCGGCCGCTTGTTTTGCCGTATTTCCGATAAAATTCCGCAGAAATTGGCCGTTACACTGGCCTTGCTACTCATCATCGGGCTTATTGCCGGGTTTGTATTGTTGGCGGCACCACGTATTTCGGCGCAGGCCAGTACGCTGTCGTCCGATCTGCCAACAGCCATCAATAAACTGGAAAGTCAACTGGACCAGACGCAATGGGGGCACTACATCATTGATAAGATTCGCTCCGATGCGTCGGCGCCCAATCTCAGCCGCATGACGGGCTATGTGGGCAGCTTTCTGGGCATTGTGGCCAACACCGTGGTACTACTGATTGCGGGCTTCTTTCTGGCCCTCGATCCGGGTTTGTACGTCAACGGCTTCACGCGCTTGTTTCCTGTAGCCCGCCGGCAGCGTGCCCGCGAGGTGGTAGGCCGTGTGGTAGCGCAGTTGGAAGGCTGGCTGTTGGGGCAATTTATTGCCATGCTGGCCGTAGGCATTCTCACTTGGGCGGGCCTGATGCTGCTGGGCATTCCGCTGGCGCTGGTGCTGGGCGTGCTGGCCTTTATATTGGACTTTGTGCCCTTTATCGGCCCCATTGTGGCGGCCGTGCCGGGGGTGCTGCTAGCAGTACTGCAAGGCCCCGAGATGATGCTGTATGTGGGCCTGATCTACCTGGGCGTGCAGCAAATAGAAAGCTACGTAGTGGTACCGCTGGTGCAGCAGCGCACCGTATCGGTGCCGCCGGTGCTAGTGCTGCTAGGCGCGCTGTTGGGCGGTGTGCTGGGTGGCTTGCCCGGTACCATCATTGCCATGCCTGCTCTCGTCACATTCATGACTTTAGTTCAAGAACTCTACATCAAGGATGCCCTGGGCGACCATTCATCAACAGATGAAAGCAAATAG